One Streptomyces formicae genomic window, GACGTGATGACGTACGGCTCCCGTTCCGAGGGATCACACGAGGGCTCCGGGTGCGGTGCGGATCACCGCGGACCCGCAGCGGACCTCCGTACGGTGCTGGGGCGCTGTCCCACCGGTGTCGCCCTGATCACCGCACCTGCCCCGAGGCCGGGCGCGGACCCGCTCGGAATGGTCGTCGGCACCTTCACCTCGGTCTCCCTCGATCCACCCCTGGTGGGCTTCCTGCCCGCGCGCACCTCGACGACCTGGCCGCTGATCAGGGCCGGGGGCCGGTTCTGCGGCAACGTGCTGAGCGCGGGGCAGCGCGGTGTGTGCGAGGCGTTCGTCACGAAGTCGCCGCACCGCTGGGACCTTCCCCACCGCTGGTCGCCCTCGGGCTGCCCCCTCCTGCTCGACGCCGTCGCCTGGGTCGACTGCGCGACGTACGCGCAGTCCGACGCGGGCGACCACTGGTTCGTCACGGGCTCGGTGCGAGCGCTGGGCACCGGTCACCAGGGCCCGCCGCTGGTCTTCCTGGGCGGCCGCTACGGCACGTACGCGCCGCAATCCGGCCATCGGGACCAGACGCCGGGACCGATGACCGCCTGACCGGCCCGACGCGTCGCCCCCTGACCGGTCCGGCCCCGGCACCGTGAATCCAACGCTTTCGGCCACCTTCCGACCTGCAGTCCCGGCCACCGCAACGTCGATGCGGCGGCCGGAATGACACCTGTCCCCGACGGCCATGTGAACCGCCCGGCCGTCAGCCCCGTAGGGGTCTGGCGTGGAGGCAACGCACGGCCGAACCGCCTGAACGGGCGCGTGCCCGGCTGAAGTTGACAGGGTCGAAGGTGGCATG contains:
- a CDS encoding flavin reductase family protein; protein product: MLGRCPTGVALITAPAPRPGADPLGMVVGTFTSVSLDPPLVGFLPARTSTTWPLIRAGGRFCGNVLSAGQRGVCEAFVTKSPHRWDLPHRWSPSGCPLLLDAVAWVDCATYAQSDAGDHWFVTGSVRALGTGHQGPPLVFLGGRYGTYAPQSGHRDQTPGPMTA